The following are encoded together in the Lactuca sativa cultivar Salinas chromosome 1, Lsat_Salinas_v11, whole genome shotgun sequence genome:
- the LOC111905052 gene encoding uncharacterized protein LOC111905052, whose amino-acid sequence MRVLAYGTLVDAHDEYLSMSVNVTRDALVKFVEGVISCFHEEYLRRPNQDDLARLLHVGEESGFPGMVSSIDCMHWEWKNCPTAWAGQYVGRSDKTTIILEVVASYDLWIWHTFFGTPSSFDDINVLQRSPLFDDVLAGQALKVSYTVNDRENHMAYYITDDIHPSWVAFVKLINSPQLRKHKLFVEHHEAARKDVD is encoded by the coding sequence ATGCGGGTGTTGGCATATGGGACATTAGTAGATGCACATGATGAATATTTGAGCATGAGTGTGAATGTAACAAGGGATGCTCTTGTAAAGTTTGTGGAAGGTGTTATTTCATGCTTTCATGAAGAGTACCTTAGACGCCCTAATCAAGATGATTTGGCACGACTGCTCCATGTTGGAGAAGAAAGTGGATTTCCAGGTATGGTAAGCAGTATTGACTGCATGCACTGGGAATGGAAAAATTGCCCGACCGCTTGGGCTGGACAATATGTAGGTAGAAGTGATAAGACAACAATAATTTTGGAAGTTGTTGCATCGTATGACTTATGGATATGGCATACATTCTTCGGAACACCGAGTTCATTCGATGATATTAACGTCCTCCAACGATCTCCTCTTTTTGATGATGTCTTGGCAGGTCAAGCACTAAAGGTGAGTTACACTGTGAATGATCGAGAAAATCATATGGCTTATTATATCACTGATGACATACATCCTTCATGGGTTGCCTTTGTCAAGTTAATAAATTCTCCACAACTTCGAAAACACAAGTTGTTCGTTGAACATCACGAGGCTGCTAGAAAAGATGTTGACTGA